The following nucleotide sequence is from Drosophila takahashii strain IR98-3 E-12201 chromosome 3L, DtakHiC1v2, whole genome shotgun sequence.
AAATCCCCTAGAAACCGCAAACGCCTGAAGAACTATGAACGGCTGGAGGTGTCCAGGAACTGGGTTAGTGGCACCTACTTCGAGCGCCCCTACTTCCACCATGCCCAGATGTTCCCCACCAAACTGTGCCTGGAGTCGGACTACCTGTACATTACCCATGCCGGCTACCTGCGCAAGTACCGTCGCACCAGCCACGACGCCCTGGAGCGTCGCTACGAGGAGGAGATCACCACGTCCACCCAGACGGACATCTCGGATTTCGTCAAGAAGCAGAGCACCATATTCGCGGGAAGGGTGTGCGGATCGTGCTTCCACTGCGATGTGGATGAACCAAGTTTGACGGAACAAAGGATGCATCCGGCCAACGAGTATTTGTACTGCGTGGACTTTGTCAACGATCTGTATGCCACCAGCACGGATAATTGCTGCAGACTGTGGCAGCGATCCGAGGAGTTCGGGATGATACACTTCGACATGGTGACGAATCTGCCGCACGCCTTCAGATCCATGAAACTGAGCTCCGATGGCCAGTGGCTATATGGGGGTCTCTACTCGGATAAGGCAACCCGACGGGCTCTGAAAGGTGTCCACGTGGAAAGGTAACGTTTGGTCTTCACATGCCTTTTTATTTGGAGATATTACACATAGGGATTAGAGCCCTGTATGAAtgaattcaatgaattattttgaattctttgttttatatgattgaattaattagaattttgagtttaatagaattgaatgaatgaatggcatgaattccgaaataattcaaacgacaatttcttttgaagaagaaagagcCATcatttgtgattaaatctgcctgaattttatttactaagcgttaacattgatttgttaaaaattttccactttttgttctcaaaagaaggcacaaaaaaatctggaaaaattcaaaatgaatttatttcacacagaattgaattattatagaattgaattattgaattattgaaatttattggcTACCatgataaaactaaaattgaatgattcacgcagggctctaataggGATTTCTTTGGAATATCTTATCATCCAACAATTAAACTTCCTTTTTCCCCAGTGGCGAAGAAATCGTCTTCAACTCGAGCACAATGTCCATTTACGACCTAAAACTGAAAGATGACCAGGTTATTTTCACGGCCAACTTCGACACAACGTTTCGAATGTTTGATCGACGCATTGATCGCGATGTGGCCATTTGGGAGGATCCCTTCGACTCTTCCTTTTACTCCCTGGAGTACGATGGACTGTATGGAGTCTTGGTGGGCACCAACAGACATTCGCGGGTCAATCTCTACGATATAAGAATGAAGAAATATGTACAGCTATACTTCCCGAGTCGGACGCGAGAACACAAGGGATTCTCGCCCGTTTACAGCCTAGCTTGTGATAGCCAATATATGTTTGTGGCCACCGATCACAACCTGCGGGTCTTCGACTTTAAGTCGAACCGTGGAATTCGGAGG
It contains:
- the LOC108057377 gene encoding F-box/WD repeat-containing protein 4 — protein: MHGLRMSLKDLTIDCLLCIFDYCSEADLLCLCKADAALEYIIDTHYFHPLAYDLLLSGHRNSPRIEQRNRKRLKNYERLEVSRNWVSGTYFERPYFHHAQMFPTKLCLESDYLYITHAGYLRKYRRTSHDALERRYEEEITTSTQTDISDFVKKQSTIFAGRVCGSCFHCDVDEPSLTEQRMHPANEYLYCVDFVNDLYATSTDNCCRLWQRSEEFGMIHFDMVTNLPHAFRSMKLSSDGQWLYGGLYSDKATRRALKGVHVESGEEIVFNSSTMSIYDLKLKDDQVIFTANFDTTFRMFDRRIDRDVAIWEDPFDSSFYSLEYDGLYGVLVGTNRHSRVNLYDIRMKKYVQLYFPSRTREHKGFSPVYSLACDSQYMFVATDHNLRVFDFKSNRGIRRDYSNINVLMNK